Proteins found in one Amycolatopsis umgeniensis genomic segment:
- a CDS encoding MFS transporter: MNQVTSPLSRSEGRAGSGFARVLNRWGLPAPLFLGYAGLLLFMIGDGVESGFIAPFMADNGAGTEIKASYVITVYGVAVMLASWLSGALSDLWGPRRVMMIGLAIWLVFDVLFLAIAVSGENYALMLVFYGLRGFGYPMFAFGFLVWITAVAPVARLGAAVGWFYFAFTGGLPTLGALVASFTNPVLGQYGTLWVSVALLALGGLLAIFGVRQRTGYTRLAPPDVKPVQSLVSSVSIAWKKPRVGVGMLVRVINTAPEFGMLVFFPTIFIEGIGFGESRWLLLVSVIYGTNIFFNLIFGVLSDRIGWRTTIFWFGAIGCAISILLLYFVPIAMGAEYYWLALLVGALYGATLAGFVPISALLPSLAPENKGGAMALLNLGAGAAAFVGPAIVSVFLGPLGAAGVVIVFAALYLVAAVMVRYLKLPEETAKAIEEDKSLQQVGEKVVTT, translated from the coding sequence ATGAACCAGGTAACATCGCCGTTATCGCGGTCCGAGGGCAGGGCCGGAAGCGGATTCGCCCGCGTACTGAACCGCTGGGGCCTGCCCGCCCCGCTGTTCCTCGGCTATGCCGGTCTGCTGCTGTTCATGATCGGCGACGGGGTCGAATCGGGCTTCATCGCGCCGTTCATGGCGGACAACGGCGCGGGCACCGAGATCAAGGCCTCGTACGTGATCACGGTGTACGGCGTCGCCGTGATGCTGGCGTCGTGGCTGTCGGGCGCGCTCTCGGACCTCTGGGGGCCGCGCCGCGTGATGATGATCGGGCTAGCCATCTGGCTGGTGTTCGACGTGCTGTTCCTCGCGATCGCGGTATCCGGTGAGAACTACGCGCTGATGCTGGTGTTCTACGGTCTCCGCGGTTTCGGCTATCCGATGTTCGCGTTCGGTTTCCTGGTCTGGATCACCGCGGTGGCGCCGGTCGCCAGGCTCGGCGCGGCCGTGGGCTGGTTCTACTTCGCCTTCACCGGCGGGCTGCCGACGCTGGGCGCGCTGGTCGCGAGCTTCACGAACCCGGTGCTCGGCCAGTACGGCACGCTTTGGGTGTCGGTGGCGCTGCTCGCCCTCGGCGGATTGCTGGCGATCTTCGGGGTCCGGCAGCGGACGGGGTACACCCGGCTCGCGCCGCCGGACGTGAAACCGGTGCAGAGCCTCGTCTCCAGTGTGTCGATCGCGTGGAAGAAACCCCGCGTCGGCGTCGGCATGCTGGTCCGCGTCATCAACACCGCGCCCGAATTCGGGATGCTGGTGTTCTTCCCGACGATCTTCATCGAGGGCATCGGATTCGGGGAGAGCCGCTGGCTGCTCCTGGTCTCGGTCATCTACGGCACGAACATCTTCTTCAACCTGATCTTCGGCGTGCTGAGCGACCGGATCGGCTGGCGCACCACGATCTTCTGGTTCGGCGCGATCGGCTGTGCCATCTCGATCCTGCTGCTCTACTTCGTCCCGATCGCGATGGGCGCCGAGTACTACTGGCTCGCGCTGCTCGTCGGCGCGCTGTACGGCGCCACGCTCGCCGGGTTCGTGCCGATCTCGGCGCTGCTCCCCTCCCTCGCCCCGGAGAACAAGGGTGGCGCGATGGCCCTGCTGAACCTGGGCGCGGGCGCGGCGGCGTTCGTCGGGCCGGCGATCGTCAGCGTGTTCCTCGGTCCGCTGGGTGCCGCCGGAGTGGTGATCGTGTTCGCCGCGCTGTATCTGGTCGCGGCGGTCATGGTGCGCTACCTGAAACTGCCCGAAGAGACGGCGAAGGCGATCGAAGAGGACAAGAGCCTGCAGCAAGTCGGAGAGAAGGTCGTCACCACGTGA
- a CDS encoding DUF445 domain-containing protein, with amino-acid sequence MDAVIADLGEHWPVYVTMPFIAALIGYVTKRVAIEMMFKPVEFVGVKPFLGWQGVLPANAERMAATATEMLTNNLVDPKEIFARLDPAQVAKEIEQPLLRIVEDVTREVMEQYQPRLWEVLPNTAQQLLLKRVQAEAPRAIEKIMREIAENIEDVLDLKHMVVTNLVRDKALLNRLIRDISRPEMRFIARSGIVFGFALGCVQLLVWALTKSPIVLPLFGVAIGWFTDWIALKMIFLPREPKRFFGFYTWQGVFQKRKDQVAEDYGDMIAREIITIPNLLEAVLSGPKSDKLFTMITREVQRTIDTQASVVKPFVAMAVGSRKFQEMKQTAAAKAAARIPETIRHAESYAVNALDVRNTIVDRMRQLNPLEFEQLLRPAFRQDEWKLIAVGAVIGGLVGELQVLLLLH; translated from the coding sequence GTGGACGCCGTCATCGCCGATCTCGGCGAGCACTGGCCGGTGTACGTCACCATGCCGTTCATCGCGGCGCTGATCGGGTACGTCACCAAACGCGTCGCCATCGAGATGATGTTCAAACCGGTGGAATTCGTCGGGGTCAAGCCGTTTCTCGGCTGGCAGGGGGTGCTGCCCGCGAACGCCGAGCGGATGGCGGCCACCGCCACCGAGATGCTGACGAACAACCTCGTCGACCCGAAGGAGATCTTCGCCAGGCTCGATCCGGCGCAGGTCGCGAAGGAGATCGAGCAGCCGCTGCTGAGGATCGTCGAGGACGTCACCCGCGAGGTGATGGAGCAGTACCAGCCCAGACTCTGGGAAGTACTGCCGAACACCGCCCAGCAGCTGCTGCTCAAACGGGTGCAGGCCGAAGCGCCGCGCGCGATCGAGAAGATCATGCGGGAGATCGCGGAGAACATCGAGGACGTCCTCGACCTCAAGCACATGGTCGTGACGAACCTGGTGCGCGACAAGGCCTTGCTGAACCGGCTGATCCGCGACATCTCGCGGCCGGAGATGCGGTTCATCGCGCGGTCGGGGATCGTGTTCGGCTTCGCGCTCGGCTGTGTGCAGCTGCTGGTGTGGGCGCTGACGAAGTCGCCGATCGTGCTGCCGCTGTTCGGTGTCGCCATCGGCTGGTTCACCGACTGGATCGCCTTGAAGATGATCTTCCTGCCGCGCGAGCCGAAGCGGTTCTTCGGCTTCTACACCTGGCAAGGCGTGTTCCAGAAACGCAAGGACCAGGTCGCCGAGGACTACGGCGACATGATCGCGCGCGAGATCATCACCATCCCGAACCTGCTCGAAGCCGTGCTGAGCGGGCCGAAGTCGGACAAGCTGTTCACGATGATCACCCGCGAAGTGCAGCGGACCATCGACACGCAGGCGAGCGTCGTGAAGCCGTTCGTCGCGATGGCCGTCGGGAGCAGGAAGTTCCAGGAGATGAAGCAGACCGCGGCGGCGAAGGCGGCGGCACGGATCCCGGAGACGATCCGGCACGCCGAGAGCTACGCGGTCAACGCGCTCGATGTCCGGAACACCATTGTGGACAGGATGCGGCAGCTGAACCCGCTGGAATTCGAGCAGTTGCTGCGTCCGGCGTTCCGGCAGGACGAGTGGAAGCTGATCGCGGTCGGCGCGGTGATCGGCGGCCTCGTCGGTGAACTTCAGGTGCTTCTGCTGCTTCACTGA
- a CDS encoding FGGY family carbohydrate kinase produces the protein MNQPVTIGIDVATAGVRALAVRGGTVLASAAATLPAPVRDSRGHSEQDARSWWPAVETVLAKVTGELPGRGGEVAAVAVAATSGTIVGVDASGEPVTPALMYDDRRGAALNREATELGTDRWRRLGFGVTATAALGRIAWLSEFVPSVAGIRHTPELIAAKLTGGPVASDWSHALKSGYDPLALEWPLEVFEALGVSEGLLPPVVAPATVLGTVARPVAGLPAGCLVVAGMTDGCAGQLAAGAVTPGRFVGILGTTYVLKGVTEELVPDPTGAMYSHRHPDGWWLPGGASNTGGEAVAGQEHLPELDAAAAALGPAKVIAYPLRRKGERFPFTNGDAEGFVSGEADEVELHRARLEGVAFLERLALDHLRRLGVEVTEPLLAAGGGSKSPLWTRIRATVTGLGLRVSPQAETGYGAALLAAAGVLPGGLTEASEGLGKGTLVEPDERESAALTESYLRFCTELHTRGWIDDELFAVVRR, from the coding sequence GTGAACCAGCCCGTCACGATCGGCATCGACGTCGCCACCGCGGGGGTCCGTGCCCTCGCGGTGCGCGGCGGCACCGTCCTCGCTTCGGCCGCCGCGACGCTGCCCGCACCGGTCCGAGACTCGCGCGGGCACAGCGAGCAGGACGCCCGGTCGTGGTGGCCCGCGGTGGAGACGGTGCTGGCGAAGGTCACCGGTGAGCTGCCGGGCAGGGGCGGCGAGGTCGCCGCGGTGGCCGTCGCCGCGACGTCGGGGACGATCGTCGGGGTCGATGCCTCGGGTGAACCGGTCACGCCCGCGCTGATGTACGACGACAGGCGCGGCGCGGCCCTCAACCGCGAGGCCACCGAACTCGGCACGGATCGCTGGCGGCGGCTCGGTTTCGGGGTGACGGCCACGGCCGCGCTCGGCCGGATCGCGTGGCTGTCCGAGTTCGTCCCCAGCGTCGCCGGGATCCGGCACACGCCCGAGCTGATCGCCGCGAAGCTCACCGGCGGGCCGGTGGCGAGTGACTGGTCGCATGCCTTGAAGAGCGGCTACGACCCGCTCGCCCTCGAATGGCCACTGGAGGTCTTCGAGGCCTTGGGGGTGTCGGAAGGCCTGCTCCCACCGGTGGTCGCTCCGGCCACCGTGCTGGGCACGGTGGCCCGTCCGGTCGCCGGGCTCCCGGCGGGCTGCCTGGTCGTGGCCGGGATGACGGACGGCTGCGCGGGCCAGCTCGCGGCCGGGGCGGTCACCCCCGGGCGGTTCGTCGGGATCCTCGGCACGACGTACGTGCTCAAGGGGGTCACCGAAGAGCTGGTGCCCGATCCGACGGGGGCGATGTACAGCCACCGTCATCCGGACGGCTGGTGGCTGCCCGGTGGAGCGTCGAACACCGGCGGCGAGGCTGTCGCCGGGCAGGAACACCTTCCCGAACTCGACGCGGCGGCGGCCGCGCTGGGCCCGGCGAAGGTGATCGCGTACCCGTTGCGGCGCAAGGGCGAACGCTTCCCCTTCACGAACGGGGACGCCGAGGGCTTCGTGTCCGGCGAAGCGGACGAGGTGGAGCTGCACCGGGCAAGGCTGGAGGGGGTCGCCTTCCTCGAGCGGCTGGCGCTGGACCACCTGCGTCGTCTCGGCGTCGAGGTCACCGAGCCGCTGTTGGCGGCGGGCGGTGGCAGCAAGAGTCCTTTGTGGACGAGGATCAGGGCGACCGTCACCGGTCTCGGCCTGCGGGTGTCACCACAGGCGGAGACGGGGTACGGCGCCGCGCTGCTCGCCGCGGCAGGAGTCCTGCCGGGCGGGCTCACCGAAGCGTCCGAAGGGCTCGGCAAGGGAACGCTGGTCGAACCCGACGAGCGCGAAAGTGCCGCGCTCACCGAGTCCTACCTGCGGTTCTGCACCGAACTGCACACCAGGGGCTGGATCGACGACGAGCTGTTCGCCGTCGTCCGGCGTTGA
- a CDS encoding histidine phosphatase family protein — MVARLLVARHGQTEWHAENRYAGSSDVALTEEGLRQAGELAGFAEAVGPSAVFCSPQSRARRTAEPSAEALGLSLRVVEDLREVHFGLMEGRTRDELAVSDPGAVARFLADPVTGAFPGSEPTAKAAARGASALRAIAAEVPGETVLVVAHNTLIRLSLCELLGIPLETYRTVFPRLDNAAVTEIAIDGTRTGLLRLNQPARTRY, encoded by the coding sequence GTGGTCGCACGGTTGTTGGTGGCACGGCACGGCCAGACCGAGTGGCATGCCGAGAACCGGTACGCAGGCAGCAGCGACGTCGCGCTGACGGAGGAAGGACTCAGGCAGGCGGGCGAACTCGCCGGGTTCGCCGAGGCGGTCGGGCCGTCGGCCGTGTTCTGCTCGCCGCAGAGCCGGGCGCGGCGCACCGCCGAGCCGTCCGCCGAGGCGCTGGGCTTGTCCTTGCGAGTGGTCGAAGACTTGCGCGAAGTCCACTTCGGACTGATGGAAGGACGCACCAGGGACGAGCTGGCGGTCTCGGATCCCGGTGCGGTCGCGAGATTCCTGGCCGATCCGGTGACCGGCGCCTTCCCCGGCTCGGAGCCGACGGCGAAGGCGGCCGCCCGCGGCGCGAGCGCGCTTCGCGCGATCGCCGCCGAGGTGCCGGGCGAGACGGTGCTGGTCGTCGCGCACAACACCTTGATCAGGCTGTCGCTGTGCGAACTGCTCGGCATCCCGCTCGAGACCTATCGCACGGTGTTCCCGCGACTGGACAACGCGGCCGTCACCGAGATCGCGATCGACGGCACACGCACCGGCCTGCTTCGCCTCAACCAGCCGGCGCGCACGCGATACTGA
- a CDS encoding alginate O-acetyltransferase AlgX-related protein, producing the protein MASEPQQLPAVHEAWLPREHALHRPRHGGRQLTALISALLFFTTPALLWVFGVRPGEIENHKLASFPGLDKGWAFFTDLPTWAIDQLSFRPGAIAAADAISRGVFGEGAPLDQPPPQQQAGPIPAPPAPTPSKTAPTQGPTPNAASGYRRVVQGRDGWLYYGYDADAKCDPSRPLPETIDKINELRRAVEQSGRRFELVVAPDKSTMVPQFLPDTYPGKDCSQSAEAATWHRMLKDARAIDLRPELRASEGRVQRPIYPPNDTHWADEGALVMTRAIANAIKPGVTQTWVSVPMGPYDAVADLPPLISKQGTKTNTLYSLRPDGLVDRAGESNGDIDRPVYRTASPLIGTVDEKILIYGDSFTKASSRYLSGAFTNLTMLAHFTQKTSQAEAVDAFVNANVVVLEAVERSVAGGQLAFLDPGFLAAVKKALAEHPIR; encoded by the coding sequence GTGGCGTCCGAACCCCAGCAACTGCCAGCCGTCCACGAGGCGTGGCTTCCGCGTGAGCACGCGTTGCACCGTCCGCGCCACGGTGGCAGGCAGCTGACCGCGCTGATCAGCGCGCTTCTGTTCTTCACCACCCCCGCCCTGCTGTGGGTGTTCGGCGTGCGGCCGGGTGAGATCGAGAACCACAAGCTCGCGAGCTTCCCCGGTTTGGACAAGGGGTGGGCGTTCTTCACCGACCTGCCGACCTGGGCCATCGACCAGCTGTCCTTCCGCCCCGGCGCGATCGCCGCCGCGGACGCGATCAGCCGCGGGGTCTTCGGCGAGGGCGCCCCGCTCGACCAGCCGCCACCGCAGCAGCAGGCGGGCCCGATCCCCGCGCCGCCGGCGCCGACGCCGTCCAAGACCGCGCCGACGCAGGGCCCGACGCCGAACGCCGCGTCCGGCTATCGCCGTGTCGTGCAGGGGCGTGACGGCTGGCTGTACTACGGCTACGACGCCGACGCGAAATGCGATCCGTCCCGCCCGCTGCCCGAGACCATCGACAAGATCAACGAGCTGCGGCGCGCGGTCGAGCAGTCCGGGAGGCGCTTCGAACTCGTCGTCGCGCCGGACAAGTCGACGATGGTCCCGCAGTTCCTGCCCGACACCTATCCCGGCAAGGACTGCTCGCAGTCGGCCGAGGCGGCCACCTGGCACCGGATGCTCAAGGACGCCCGTGCGATCGACCTGCGGCCCGAGCTGCGCGCGTCCGAGGGCCGGGTGCAGCGGCCGATCTACCCGCCGAACGACACCCACTGGGCCGACGAGGGCGCGCTGGTGATGACGCGCGCCATCGCGAACGCGATCAAACCGGGTGTCACGCAGACCTGGGTGAGTGTGCCCATGGGCCCGTACGACGCGGTCGCCGACCTGCCGCCGCTGATCAGCAAGCAAGGCACGAAGACGAACACGCTGTACAGCCTCCGCCCGGACGGCTTGGTCGATCGAGCGGGCGAGTCGAACGGCGACATCGACAGGCCGGTGTACCGCACGGCGAGTCCGCTGATCGGCACCGTCGACGAGAAGATCCTGATCTACGGCGACTCGTTCACGAAGGCGTCTTCGCGGTATCTCTCGGGCGCGTTCACGAACCTGACGATGCTGGCGCACTTCACCCAGAAGACGTCGCAGGCCGAGGCCGTCGACGCTTTCGTGAACGCCAACGTCGTAGTCCTGGAGGCTGTCGAACGCAGTGTGGCCGGTGGCCAGCTCGCGTTCCTCGACCCCGGTTTCCTCGCGGCTGTCAAGAAGGCGCTCGCCGAGCACCCGATCCGCTAG
- a CDS encoding metal ABC transporter permease, which translates to MDKMFDFALTGELLGLDFVQTALLAAAVLGLVAGVLGPLVVMRRMSFAVHGTAELAFTGAAGALLLGVGVELGGLAGAVIAALLIGILGGRESERDSVIGVILAFGLGMGVLLLSFYEGRSANKFGILVGQIITIDSTNLNLLVGASVVVLVVLAVIYRPLLFATVDPAVATARGVPVRLLSLIFAVLVGISSALGVQIVGALLVVSLMVTPAAAAARVTASPWKATVLSIVFAEIAALGGIILSLAPGKPVSAFVTTISFVIYLVCRLIAWLRGRSSRVRVEPTATPQPALR; encoded by the coding sequence GTGGACAAGATGTTCGACTTCGCCCTGACCGGCGAACTCCTCGGCCTCGACTTCGTACAGACGGCGCTGCTCGCAGCCGCCGTCCTCGGGCTGGTGGCGGGCGTACTCGGCCCGCTGGTGGTCATGCGGCGGATGTCGTTCGCCGTGCACGGCACCGCCGAGCTGGCCTTCACCGGCGCGGCGGGCGCGCTGCTGCTCGGCGTCGGCGTCGAACTCGGCGGCCTCGCGGGCGCGGTCATCGCCGCCCTGCTGATCGGGATCCTCGGCGGCCGCGAGTCCGAACGCGACTCCGTGATCGGCGTGATCCTCGCTTTCGGACTCGGCATGGGCGTCCTGCTGCTGTCGTTCTACGAAGGCCGCAGCGCCAACAAGTTCGGCATCCTCGTCGGGCAGATCATCACCATCGACTCGACCAACCTGAACCTGCTCGTCGGCGCGTCGGTCGTCGTCCTGGTGGTGCTCGCGGTGATCTACCGGCCGCTGCTGTTCGCCACGGTCGACCCCGCGGTCGCGACGGCGCGCGGGGTGCCGGTGCGGCTGCTGTCGCTGATCTTCGCGGTGCTGGTCGGGATTTCGAGCGCGCTCGGCGTGCAGATCGTCGGCGCGCTGCTGGTGGTCTCGCTCATGGTGACCCCGGCCGCGGCGGCCGCGCGGGTCACGGCGAGCCCGTGGAAGGCGACAGTGCTGTCGATCGTCTTCGCGGAGATCGCGGCACTCGGCGGGATCATCCTTTCGCTCGCGCCAGGGAAACCGGTGAGCGCGTTCGTCACGACGATCTCGTTCGTGATCTACCTGGTCTGCCGCCTCATCGCGTGGCTGCGCGGCAGGAGCTCGCGGGTCCGCGTCGAGCCGACGGCGACACCGCAGCCCGCCTTGCGCTAG
- a CDS encoding DUF445 family protein codes for MDISAILDDIREHWHVYATMPFIAALIGYITKRVAIEMMFRPLEFVGIKPFLGWQGVIPANSRRMATTAVDLLTKNLVDPQEIFSRLDPDEVVKELEEPLLKAVEDVTREVMEQYQPRLWELLPTRAQRMLVDQVRAQAPKVVARLMREVSTNIDEVLDVNEMLINAMVRDKSLTCRLIKEVATPELRFIARSGIYFGFVIGLVQFVAWALTKQPLIMPIFGFVTGFVTDWLALKMIFYPREPRRFLFFSWQGMFQKRRQAVARDYGALIADEVLTVRNVMEAVLTGPKSDKLFAMITREVQRTIDAQASIAKPLVALTVGGVQYQEMKKAAAEKTIAYLPETVKHVESYATDALDVRNTIVVKMQQLTPLEFEGILRPAFQQDEWKLIAVGAVIGGLVGELQVLLLLH; via the coding sequence TTGGACATTTCGGCGATCCTCGACGACATCAGGGAGCACTGGCACGTCTACGCCACGATGCCCTTCATCGCCGCGCTCATCGGTTACATCACGAAACGCGTCGCCATCGAGATGATGTTCCGGCCGCTGGAGTTCGTCGGGATCAAACCCTTCCTCGGCTGGCAGGGGGTCATCCCCGCCAACTCGCGCCGGATGGCGACCACCGCCGTCGACCTGCTGACCAAGAATCTCGTCGATCCGCAGGAGATCTTCTCCCGGCTCGATCCCGACGAGGTGGTCAAGGAGCTGGAGGAGCCGCTTCTCAAGGCCGTCGAGGACGTCACCCGCGAGGTGATGGAGCAGTACCAGCCCAGACTGTGGGAGCTGCTGCCGACGCGGGCGCAGCGGATGCTGGTCGACCAGGTCCGGGCGCAGGCGCCGAAGGTCGTCGCACGGCTGATGCGTGAGGTGTCGACGAACATCGACGAGGTCCTCGACGTCAACGAGATGCTGATCAACGCGATGGTCCGGGACAAATCGCTGACCTGCCGCCTGATCAAGGAGGTCGCGACCCCGGAACTCCGCTTCATCGCCCGGTCCGGGATCTACTTCGGCTTCGTCATCGGTTTGGTCCAGTTCGTCGCGTGGGCGCTGACGAAGCAGCCGTTGATCATGCCGATCTTCGGTTTCGTCACCGGGTTCGTCACGGACTGGCTGGCCCTGAAGATGATCTTCTACCCGCGTGAGCCGCGCCGGTTCCTGTTCTTCAGCTGGCAGGGCATGTTCCAGAAGCGCCGCCAGGCCGTCGCCCGCGACTACGGCGCGCTGATCGCGGACGAGGTCCTCACCGTGCGGAACGTGATGGAGGCCGTGCTCACCGGGCCGAAGTCGGACAAGCTGTTCGCGATGATCACCCGCGAGGTGCAGCGGACCATCGACGCGCAGGCGAGTATCGCGAAACCCTTGGTGGCGCTGACCGTCGGCGGCGTGCAGTACCAGGAGATGAAGAAGGCCGCGGCGGAGAAGACGATCGCGTATCTCCCCGAAACGGTGAAACACGTGGAGAGCTACGCCACTGACGCGCTCGACGTCCGCAACACGATCGTCGTGAAGATGCAGCAGCTGACCCCGCTCGAGTTCGAAGGGATCCTGCGACCCGCCTTCCAGCAGGACGAATGGAAGCTGATCGCGGTCGGCGCGGTGATCGGCGGGCTCGTGGGTGAACTTCAGGTCCTGCTACTCCTCCACTGA
- a CDS encoding DeoR/GlpR family DNA-binding transcription regulator translates to MSDEKTAGASAHSRDTRQRLITERVFEAGSATIADLVELTGVSTMTVHRDVDELARRGLLRKYRGGVSAMPSTVFESNADYRMNAHSEEKAAIAAHALARVEPGMSILLDDSTSALALAKMLHRVTPLTVATNYLGAIELLKGVPDLRLICIGGDYSATHDSFLGMQSLEAIERINVDATFVSTSAMNTRMTFHQEPEIVMLKRAMLASARTKVLLMDHSKTERAALHRLAPLSDFDVLIVDDGVPDHLAEEMRSQVEVDVAEV, encoded by the coding sequence ATGAGCGATGAGAAGACGGCCGGTGCGAGCGCACACTCTCGTGACACGCGCCAGCGGCTGATCACCGAACGCGTCTTCGAGGCAGGCTCCGCGACCATCGCCGACCTGGTGGAACTCACCGGGGTCAGCACCATGACCGTGCACCGCGACGTCGACGAACTGGCCAGGCGCGGCCTGCTCCGGAAGTACCGGGGCGGCGTGTCGGCCATGCCGTCGACGGTCTTCGAAAGCAACGCCGACTACCGGATGAACGCGCATTCGGAGGAGAAGGCGGCGATCGCCGCGCACGCGCTCGCCCGCGTCGAACCGGGGATGTCGATCCTGCTCGACGACTCCACGAGCGCGCTCGCGCTGGCGAAGATGCTGCACCGCGTCACGCCGCTGACCGTCGCGACGAACTACCTCGGCGCCATCGAACTGCTCAAAGGCGTTCCCGACCTGCGGCTCATCTGTATCGGCGGCGACTACTCGGCGACCCACGACTCGTTCCTCGGCATGCAGAGCCTCGAGGCGATCGAGCGGATCAACGTCGACGCGACCTTCGTTTCGACCTCGGCGATGAACACGCGGATGACCTTCCACCAGGAGCCGGAGATCGTGATGCTGAAACGCGCGATGCTGGCGAGCGCCCGGACGAAGGTGCTGCTGATGGACCACAGCAAGACCGAACGCGCGGCGCTGCACCGGTTGGCCCCGCTGAGCGACTTCGATGTGCTGATCGTCGACGACGGGGTGCCGGACCACCTGGCCGAGGAGATGCGGAGCCAGGTGGAAGTGGACGTCGCGGAGGTCTGA
- a CDS encoding DUF445 domain-containing protein, translating to MDAVLDDLARHWWLYAAIPFIAALIGYVTKRVAIEMMFKPLEFAGIKPFLGWQGVVPKHGGRMAAVATELLTSNLLDVKEVFRRIDPAIITREIEQPLLRAVDEVAREVLEKHHPRLWEVMPTMAQELLIKQVQASTPRLVREFMEEMTENLDEVLDFQHMTVQRLTRDKKLLVRLIRETSRPEMAFIARTGIYFGFGLGVVQAIVWALTKEPWVLPIFGGCIGLFTDWLAIKLIFVPREPVRVGRVILQGKFQRRRAEVAHQYGEMIANEILTVPNLLDAVLRGPRSDRLYALVERLVAQAVDEQASVAKPMVAMAVGGQRLREIKQAAARKALERLPPTIRHAEGYLTEAMDVAKIVERRMLGLTPLEFEGLLRPAFRQDEWKLIAVGGLIGFLVGELQVLLMLH from the coding sequence GTGGACGCCGTCCTGGACGACCTCGCCCGGCACTGGTGGCTGTACGCCGCGATCCCGTTCATCGCGGCGCTGATCGGCTACGTCACCAAACGCGTCGCCATCGAGATGATGTTCAAACCGCTGGAGTTCGCCGGGATCAAGCCGTTCCTCGGCTGGCAGGGCGTGGTGCCCAAGCACGGCGGGCGGATGGCCGCCGTCGCGACCGAGTTGCTGACGTCGAACCTGTTGGACGTCAAGGAGGTCTTCCGGCGGATCGATCCGGCGATCATCACGCGCGAGATCGAGCAGCCGCTGCTGCGGGCCGTGGACGAGGTCGCCCGCGAAGTGCTCGAAAAGCACCATCCCAGGCTCTGGGAAGTCATGCCGACGATGGCGCAGGAACTGCTGATCAAGCAGGTCCAAGCGTCGACGCCGCGGCTGGTGCGCGAGTTCATGGAGGAGATGACCGAGAACCTCGACGAGGTACTCGACTTCCAGCACATGACCGTGCAGCGGCTCACCAGGGACAAGAAGCTGCTCGTCCGGCTGATCCGTGAGACGTCACGGCCGGAGATGGCGTTCATCGCGCGCACGGGGATCTACTTCGGCTTCGGGCTCGGTGTCGTGCAGGCGATCGTCTGGGCGCTGACGAAGGAACCGTGGGTGCTGCCGATCTTCGGCGGCTGCATCGGGTTGTTCACCGACTGGCTGGCGATCAAGCTGATCTTCGTGCCGCGCGAGCCGGTGCGGGTCGGGCGGGTGATCCTGCAGGGCAAGTTCCAGCGGCGGCGGGCCGAGGTCGCGCATCAGTACGGCGAGATGATCGCGAACGAGATCCTCACCGTGCCGAACCTGCTCGACGCCGTCCTGCGCGGGCCGCGGTCGGACAGGCTGTACGCGCTGGTCGAGCGGCTCGTCGCGCAGGCCGTCGACGAGCAGGCGAGCGTCGCGAAACCGATGGTCGCGATGGCCGTCGGCGGGCAGCGGCTGCGCGAGATCAAGCAGGCGGCCGCGCGGAAGGCGCTGGAGCGGCTGCCGCCGACGATCCGCCACGCCGAGGGCTACCTGACCGAGGCGATGGACGTCGCGAAGATCGTCGAGCGGCGGATGCTCGGGCTGACGCCGCTGGAGTTCGAAGGGCTGCTGCGGCCGGCGTTCCGGCAGGACGAGTGGAAGCTCATCGCGGTCGGTGGGCTCATCGGTTTCCTGGTCGGGGAGCTGCAGGTCCTCCTGATGCTCCACTGA